In Desulfurellaceae bacterium, a single window of DNA contains:
- a CDS encoding HAMP domain-containing protein, with protein sequence MRFGIGPKLYIGLLVGVLLTLSASLVAYFSFRQILYYEIRLSDYSIPNLSGAVDAARQSAVVVTGALRLISADSPQQHEAVTKAIARERAALSGLIQELESRSAFGVQTRLIEVHLGELSTYLELIQQSAARRLVIAETLGGLREELAETNRRIERHLATAIDDQAFYLVEGLRNLPDRPSPLAERASEGELAYYRNLVVVNHQANLAVLLLDEALGLSDRGLLLPLQERFHSAVQNFRRAYAALPVRAHDRLFGEDLERLTQMGESDEGGIIPLRLEALRRLEQEQEALTRGQAASELLLAEVNKLVAEINSEAVRASNSSRSAAQTGIVLLVLLNILSTVGAFLIGWLFVGRHLVRRLVGLATAMRSMAVGDLEVPVKVGGNDEVTDMAKALEVFRRYALEVQRLNLVEKLAEELDAKNHTLEQTLENLKQAQEQVVAEQKLASLGQLTAGVAHEIKNPLNFINNFSDVSVELIDEIEEIIEEGQPGQPGQDGQAGQAETVEEINAILSDLRLNLQKVKEHGQRADGIVRSMLEHSRSTPGEWRETDVNALLKQYMDLAYHAMRAHNSNFNVTMSEDLDPEMGPLEVVPQDIGRVFLNLVTNACQAIEEKRQQSDDDYDPQLRVSSRRLGDRAEFCVHDNGPGIPEEMRERIFEPFVTTKKTGEGTGLGLSLTTDILTRHGGSIRVDSQEDAFTEMTVVLPLEPPPEAVAARNEAEQADTLH encoded by the coding sequence ATGCGCTTCGGGATTGGACCGAAGCTGTATATCGGCCTGCTGGTCGGTGTCCTCCTCACCCTGAGCGCCAGCCTGGTGGCCTATTTTTCATTTCGCCAGATCCTCTACTACGAGATCCGGCTTTCGGATTACAGCATCCCGAACCTGAGCGGTGCGGTCGACGCGGCTCGCCAAAGCGCCGTCGTGGTCACCGGGGCGCTACGGCTCATCTCGGCTGACTCGCCCCAGCAGCACGAGGCGGTGACGAAAGCCATAGCCAGGGAGCGGGCCGCCCTCAGCGGGCTCATCCAAGAGCTGGAATCCCGTTCCGCCTTCGGCGTGCAGACCCGGCTGATCGAAGTCCACCTGGGCGAACTCAGCACCTACCTGGAGTTGATCCAGCAATCGGCCGCCCGGCGCCTCGTCATCGCCGAGACCCTGGGGGGCCTCCGAGAGGAACTGGCCGAGACGAACCGGCGCATCGAACGGCACCTTGCCACCGCCATCGACGACCAGGCCTTTTACCTGGTCGAGGGGCTACGCAACCTGCCGGACCGGCCGAGTCCGCTCGCCGAGCGGGCGTCTGAAGGCGAACTCGCCTACTATCGGAATCTGGTTGTGGTCAACCACCAGGCCAACCTCGCCGTGCTGCTGCTGGACGAGGCGCTCGGTCTGTCTGACCGCGGGCTCCTGTTGCCCTTGCAGGAGCGCTTCCACAGCGCCGTGCAGAACTTCCGACGCGCCTATGCGGCCCTGCCGGTTCGCGCCCACGACCGCCTGTTTGGCGAGGATCTGGAACGCCTGACGCAAATGGGGGAATCGGACGAGGGCGGTATCATTCCGCTGCGCCTGGAAGCCTTGCGTCGGCTGGAACAGGAACAGGAAGCGCTGACCCGAGGACAGGCGGCTTCCGAACTGCTGCTGGCTGAAGTCAACAAGCTGGTGGCCGAGATCAACAGCGAGGCCGTCAGAGCCAGCAACTCCTCGCGGTCTGCCGCCCAGACCGGCATCGTCCTGCTCGTGCTGCTCAACATCCTGAGCACCGTCGGCGCTTTCCTCATCGGCTGGTTATTCGTCGGACGCCATCTTGTCCGTCGCCTGGTCGGGCTGGCGACTGCGATGCGCTCCATGGCCGTCGGTGACCTGGAGGTACCGGTCAAGGTGGGGGGCAATGACGAGGTGACCGATATGGCCAAAGCCCTGGAAGTGTTCCGGCGCTATGCGCTGGAGGTGCAGCGGCTGAACCTGGTCGAGAAGCTGGCCGAAGAGCTGGACGCCAAGAACCATACGCTTGAGCAGACCCTGGAGAATCTCAAACAGGCGCAGGAACAGGTCGTGGCCGAGCAAAAGCTCGCCTCGCTCGGCCAGCTGACGGCCGGGGTGGCGCACGAAATCAAGAATCCGCTCAACTTCATCAACAACTTCTCGGATGTGTCGGTCGAACTGATTGACGAGATCGAGGAAATCATCGAGGAAGGCCAGCCTGGCCAGCCTGGCCAGGACGGGCAGGCTGGCCAGGCTGAGACTGTTGAAGAAATCAACGCCATCCTGTCCGATCTCAGGCTCAACCTCCAGAAGGTGAAGGAGCACGGCCAGCGCGCTGACGGCATCGTACGCAGCATGCTTGAGCATTCCCGCTCGACGCCGGGCGAGTGGCGGGAGACCGACGTGAACGCCCTGCTCAAGCAGTACATGGACCTCGCCTACCACGCCATGCGTGCCCACAATTCGAACTTCAACGTGACGATGAGCGAGGACCTTGACCCGGAGATGGGGCCGCTGGAGGTCGTGCCGCAGGACATCGGCCGGGTATTTCTCAACTTGGTCACGAACGCCTGCCAGGCGATTGAGGAAAAGCGCCAGCAGTCGGACGATGACTATGACCCGCAGCTGCGCGTGAGCAGCCGCCGCCTCGGGGATCGGGCCGAGTTCTGTGTCCACGATAACGGCCCCGGCATCCCGGAGGAGATGCGGGAGCGGATCTTCGAGCCCTTCGTGACCACCAAGAAGACGGGTGAGGGAACCGGCCTCGGCCTGTCGCTGACCACCGACATCCTCACCCGCCACGGGGGGTCGATTCGTGTGGACAGCCAGGAGGACGCTTTTACCGAGATGACGGTTGTCCTGCCGCTTGAGCCGCCTCCAGAAGCCGTCGCCGCCAGAAACGAGGCGGAACAGGCAGATACGCTCCACTGA
- a CDS encoding nucleotidyltransferase substrate binding protein, translated as RDTTRAAFRTGLIENGETWMAMIQSRNTTSHTCNEDTASQIVAAILDTYATPYL; from the coding sequence AAGGGACACAACACGCGCCGCTTTCAGAACAGGCTTGATCGAAAACGGCGAAACATGGATGGCCATGATCCAAAGCCGCAACACGACCTCGCATACCTGTAATGAGGACACTGCCAGCCAGATTGTTGCGGCGATTCTTGACACCTACGCAACGCCTTATTTGTGA
- a CDS encoding ATP-binding protein, with protein MPSSESFPSDNVVELSLTPDLSVLSVLARAVEDFGAARALPQDLQGRLNLVLDELVTNSVSYGLPEVAEPELRLRLAVDRDAVVAQLEDNGPAFNPFEEAPEPDLSLDLSDRPIGGLGVFLAKQLADSSTYERVGGRNRITVRHLIGGKSDGE; from the coding sequence ATGCCGTCTTCCGAATCGTTCCCAAGCGACAATGTCGTTGAGCTGTCCCTGACTCCCGACCTGTCGGTCCTGAGTGTGCTGGCCCGGGCCGTCGAGGACTTCGGGGCGGCGCGCGCCCTGCCCCAGGATCTCCAAGGCCGCCTGAATCTCGTTCTGGACGAACTCGTCACCAACAGCGTCAGCTATGGCTTGCCGGAGGTTGCCGAACCCGAGTTGCGCCTGCGCCTGGCCGTTGACCGGGACGCCGTGGTTGCCCAGCTTGAGGATAACGGGCCGGCGTTCAACCCGTTTGAGGAAGCCCCGGAGCCGGATCTCAGTCTGGATCTCTCCGACCGGCCTATTGGTGGCCTGGGGGTCTTTCTGGCTAAACAGCTCGCCGATAGCAGCACGTATGAGCGTGTCGGCGGACGGAATCGCATTACGGTGCGTCACCTGATAGGAGGAAAGTCCGATGGCGAATGA
- a CDS encoding alpha-E domain-containing protein, whose translation MILARVADSFYWMNRYLERVAHTARLLELQLERLPSSPAQEIAAGWRRIFHSLGTRPPGAEIYGGPEDEDAFFFADGYTLTDYLSFEAANAASIIFCLTAARENARQVRDSLSNAIWSSLNREYLRLRATSLVDVWEREPVMLYRAIGEAVQLFDGVCASAMRRDAGWHFMRVGRFIERAQLIAALIGAHAKDSAEEENDWTGLLQGCHAFETYCHLHGAQISGAEVINFLAYDPEFPYSLRFAVDRLRGSLEVIDPPVRGRSPAEPHDIAGRLDDLLSRQTAIDLTAGGRGEKELTEFIDLGWKFHEALERTYVYYPTEARVSGERT comes from the coding sequence GTGATACTCGCCCGGGTCGCCGATTCTTTCTACTGGATGAACCGTTACCTCGAGCGGGTCGCGCACACCGCCCGCCTGCTTGAGTTGCAGCTCGAACGCCTGCCGTCCAGCCCGGCCCAGGAAATTGCCGCTGGCTGGCGACGGATTTTCCACAGCCTCGGCACACGTCCGCCCGGTGCGGAGATCTACGGTGGTCCAGAGGACGAGGACGCCTTCTTTTTCGCCGATGGTTACACCCTGACCGACTACCTCAGCTTCGAGGCCGCCAATGCCGCCTCCATCATCTTCTGCCTGACCGCAGCCCGGGAGAACGCGCGGCAGGTTCGCGACTCTCTCAGCAACGCGATCTGGTCAAGCCTCAACCGCGAGTATCTGCGCCTGCGGGCCACGAGCCTGGTGGATGTCTGGGAGAGAGAACCCGTTATGCTGTACCGGGCTATCGGCGAGGCGGTGCAGCTCTTTGACGGCGTGTGTGCCAGTGCGATGCGCCGCGATGCGGGCTGGCACTTCATGCGTGTCGGGCGATTCATTGAGCGCGCCCAGCTCATCGCCGCCCTCATCGGCGCACATGCCAAGGACTCGGCCGAGGAGGAAAATGACTGGACCGGTCTCCTCCAGGGCTGTCATGCCTTCGAGACCTACTGCCATTTGCACGGCGCCCAGATCAGCGGTGCAGAGGTCATCAACTTTCTGGCCTACGACCCCGAGTTCCCCTATTCGCTGCGTTTTGCGGTGGACCGGCTGCGCGGCAGCCTGGAGGTCATCGATCCGCCCGTCCGTGGGCGTTCTCCGGCAGAGCCTCACGACATTGCCGGGCGTCTGGACGATCTCCTCTCCCGCCAAACGGCCATCGACTTGACAGCGGGCGGGCGGGGTGAGAAGGAACTTACCGAGTTTATTGACCTGGGCTGGAAGTTCCACGAAGCCCTGGAACGGACATACGTGTATTACCCGACCGAAGCCCGCGTGTCCGGCGAGCGCACCTGA
- a CDS encoding glutamine synthetase beta-grasp domain-containing protein: MLCDSLSVSHAEYIWIDGNQPTATLRSKTKILDGPVSSLEEIPLWGFDGSSTMQAQGHDSDRLLRPIYYVPDPIRRGDNILVMNEVRLPDGSVHESNTRVRLVQLRDQYQDHEPWFGIEQEYTFFRGRSPLGWPEGGYPAPQGPFYCGVGADEVFGREIVEAHMSACLEAGLALSGINAEVMPGQWEFQIGPIGAPEIADQLWVARWLLYRIAEDFGVNATLHPKPVKGDWNGAGAHTNFSTKAMREEGGLAVVKAACEALEKRHEEHIAVYGAHNEERLTGLHETCSIHEFRYGISDRGASVRIPMATANEGRGYLEDRRPAANMDPYQVCAALLETTCG; the protein is encoded by the coding sequence ATGCTTTGCGACAGCCTCTCCGTTTCCCACGCGGAATACATCTGGATAGACGGCAATCAACCGACGGCCACGCTGCGCTCAAAAACGAAAATCCTTGACGGACCGGTCAGCAGCCTCGAAGAGATTCCCCTGTGGGGATTCGATGGTTCAAGCACCATGCAGGCCCAAGGCCATGACAGCGACCGTCTGCTCCGCCCCATTTACTATGTGCCTGACCCCATCCGCCGCGGCGACAATATCCTGGTGATGAACGAGGTGCGGCTCCCGGACGGGTCCGTGCACGAGTCCAACACGCGGGTGCGCCTCGTCCAACTGCGAGACCAGTATCAAGACCACGAACCCTGGTTCGGCATTGAGCAGGAATACACGTTTTTCCGCGGGCGCTCGCCTCTGGGGTGGCCGGAGGGTGGCTATCCCGCGCCCCAGGGACCGTTCTATTGCGGCGTTGGGGCCGATGAGGTCTTTGGCCGAGAAATCGTCGAGGCGCATATGAGTGCCTGTCTAGAAGCCGGGCTGGCCCTCTCCGGCATCAATGCCGAGGTTATGCCCGGTCAGTGGGAATTCCAGATCGGCCCGATAGGGGCGCCCGAGATAGCGGATCAATTGTGGGTCGCCCGCTGGCTGTTGTATCGCATCGCCGAAGATTTCGGCGTCAATGCCACCCTGCATCCCAAGCCGGTCAAAGGCGACTGGAACGGGGCTGGCGCCCACACCAATTTCAGCACGAAAGCCATGCGCGAGGAGGGGGGCTTAGCAGTGGTGAAAGCCGCCTGTGAGGCGCTGGAAAAACGGCACGAGGAACACATTGCGGTGTACGGCGCCCACAACGAAGAACGCCTGACCGGCCTGCATGAGACGTGCAGCATCCACGAATTCCGCTACGGTATCAGCGACCGGGGTGCCTCGGTGCGTATTCCGATGGCCACGGCCAACGAGGGACGCGGCTATTTGGAGGATCGGCGACCGGCCGCCAATATGGACCCCTATCAGGTCTGCGCCGCGCTGCTAGAAACCACGTGCGGCTGA
- a CDS encoding STAS domain-containing protein → MANEQTLSVRTERSEKAAIVCPSGRVDGSNVEILESVIQEQLKAGEKKLVFDFEHLVYISSAGLRTLLVAARRLQTEGGAALFCGLAEHIAHIFEISGFNSILTVYGSRDEALSSL, encoded by the coding sequence ATGGCGAATGAGCAGACCCTGTCGGTCCGAACCGAGCGCAGTGAAAAGGCTGCGATTGTGTGTCCTTCGGGACGTGTGGACGGAAGTAACGTCGAGATCCTGGAAAGCGTTATCCAGGAACAGCTCAAAGCGGGCGAGAAGAAGCTGGTGTTCGATTTTGAGCATCTGGTCTATATCAGCAGCGCTGGTCTGCGAACGCTCCTGGTGGCGGCCCGGCGTCTGCAGACGGAGGGCGGCGCAGCGCTCTTCTGCGGGCTGGCCGAACACATCGCGCACATCTTTGAAATCAGCGGCTTCAATAGCATCCTGACGGTGTACGGCAGCCGCGATGAGGCCCTGAGCAGTCTCTAA
- a CDS encoding circularly permuted type 2 ATP-grasp protein, whose product MSDLFGRYDIEDRFFDETFESEGRPRPHYRMLLDALGGMSRDEVERLQDRVTRSFLHEGITFTVYGDDESIERVFPIDCVPRLLLAQEWDYLERGLTQRVQALNLFLADVYGPGHILNDGTVPRDLVHGCPNYRPEMEGVQVQHGAYVSVCGSDIVRTADGFMVLEDNLRVPSGVSYMLACRDAIRRAFPRLFRHYRVRSVDHYGRELLGILRSLSPRQGEEPHIALLTPGVYNSAYYEHAFLAREMGIELVKGDDLVVQGERLYMRTVGGLQPVDVLYRRLDDDFIDPEVFRPDSCLGVPGLFEVYRAGNLAIANAPGTGVADDKAIYSYVPRMIRYYLGQEPILDNVETYLCREPEALAYTLEHLDQLVVKAVGESGGYGMLVGMHASREEREAFAATLRANPENYISQPTLDLSRAPCLIEGRLEARHVDLRPFVLHGADTRLVPGGLCRVALRKGSIVVNSSQGGGSKDAWVIEQDAP is encoded by the coding sequence ATGTCCGATCTCTTTGGACGCTACGACATTGAGGACCGCTTCTTCGACGAGACCTTCGAGTCCGAGGGGCGGCCGCGCCCTCACTACCGCATGCTCCTCGACGCGCTGGGCGGGATGTCCAGGGACGAAGTGGAGCGGCTCCAGGATCGGGTGACCCGCTCATTCCTGCACGAGGGCATCACCTTCACCGTGTACGGGGACGACGAGTCCATTGAGCGGGTCTTCCCCATCGACTGCGTGCCTCGTCTCCTGCTGGCCCAGGAGTGGGACTACCTTGAACGCGGGCTTACTCAGCGCGTGCAGGCCCTGAATCTGTTTCTGGCCGATGTGTACGGCCCGGGTCATATCCTGAACGACGGCACCGTGCCGCGCGACCTGGTGCACGGCTGCCCGAACTATCGGCCTGAAATGGAGGGGGTGCAGGTGCAGCACGGGGCCTACGTCTCGGTGTGTGGGAGTGACATCGTACGCACCGCAGACGGATTCATGGTCCTGGAAGACAACCTCCGCGTCCCGTCGGGGGTGTCGTACATGCTGGCCTGCCGGGACGCGATTCGACGCGCCTTCCCGCGTCTTTTCCGCCACTACCGGGTGCGCTCGGTGGACCACTACGGTCGGGAACTGCTGGGCATCCTGCGCTCCCTCTCGCCCCGGCAGGGGGAAGAGCCACATATCGCCCTGCTTACCCCGGGCGTCTATAACTCGGCCTACTACGAACACGCCTTTCTGGCCCGAGAAATGGGTATCGAACTGGTCAAGGGCGATGATCTGGTCGTGCAGGGGGAGCGGCTGTACATGCGTACCGTTGGCGGCTTGCAGCCCGTTGACGTGCTGTACCGGCGACTCGATGACGACTTCATCGACCCCGAAGTCTTCCGCCCGGATTCCTGCCTCGGCGTTCCCGGGCTGTTTGAGGTCTATCGCGCGGGAAATCTGGCGATCGCCAACGCGCCGGGCACCGGTGTGGCGGACGACAAGGCGATCTACTCGTATGTGCCTCGTATGATCCGCTACTACCTCGGCCAGGAGCCGATCCTGGATAACGTCGAAACCTATTTGTGCCGGGAACCCGAGGCGCTGGCCTACACGCTTGAGCACCTCGATCAGCTGGTGGTCAAGGCGGTCGGCGAGTCCGGCGGCTACGGCATGCTGGTCGGGATGCACGCCAGCCGGGAAGAGCGGGAGGCGTTTGCGGCCACGCTCCGCGCCAATCCTGAGAACTACATCTCCCAGCCCACCTTGGATTTGTCCCGGGCGCCGTGCCTGATTGAGGGACGGCTCGAAGCCCGTCACGTTGACCTCAGGCCCTTCGTGCTCCACGGGGCAGACACCCGCTTGGTGCCGGGCGGGCTGTGTCGGGTGGCCCTGCGTAAGGGCAGCATCGTGGTGAATTCGAGCCAGGGCGGTGGGTCCAAGGACGCCTGGGTGATTGAACAGGATGCGCCGTGA
- a CDS encoding SpoIIE family protein phosphatase yields the protein MQASPIRLLVVDDEEDLELLVRQKFRRRIRKGELDFVFAHNGKEALEKLAEHPDIHLVLSDINMPVMDGLTLLSQLEDTRPEVRAVIISAYGDMKNIRTAMNRGAFDFVTKPIDFNDLEITIEKTLKHLQTLESALESRDRLVALTRELDVAKQMQMSILPRNSLSSETHAIEPRMIPAREIGGDFYDFFSLDDNRVGLVIADVSGKGVPAALFTTVTRSLLKSTARNSPSPARCLTEVNDLLAEDNDGCVFVTLFYGVLDLRSGVLRYCNGGHNPPRLLRADAQVEIVPPTGNLVLGVVAGHEYRDAEIQLCPGDTLFLYTDGITEAENAGQEEFGEALLDRTLASLAGATVGDIVKTVVDAAQDFAGDAPQSDDITCVALRLNATLS from the coding sequence TTGCAGGCATCACCCATCCGGCTTCTCGTGGTAGACGACGAAGAAGACCTTGAACTGCTCGTCCGTCAGAAGTTCCGCCGGCGGATCCGCAAAGGCGAACTCGATTTCGTTTTTGCCCATAACGGTAAGGAAGCGCTCGAAAAACTCGCCGAGCACCCCGACATTCACCTCGTTCTGTCGGATATCAACATGCCGGTGATGGACGGGCTGACGCTGCTGAGCCAGCTCGAAGACACCCGACCCGAGGTCCGGGCGGTCATTATTTCCGCCTATGGCGACATGAAGAACATCCGCACCGCCATGAACCGGGGGGCGTTCGATTTTGTCACCAAGCCAATCGACTTCAACGATCTCGAAATCACCATTGAAAAGACACTCAAGCATCTCCAAACCCTGGAAAGCGCCCTGGAGTCGAGAGACCGGCTGGTCGCCCTGACCCGAGAACTCGATGTTGCCAAGCAGATGCAGATGTCCATCCTGCCCAGGAACTCGCTGAGTAGCGAGACCCACGCCATTGAGCCGCGGATGATCCCGGCCCGGGAGATTGGCGGAGACTTCTACGATTTTTTCAGCCTGGATGATAACCGGGTCGGCTTGGTCATTGCCGATGTCTCGGGCAAGGGAGTTCCGGCTGCCCTGTTCACCACGGTGACCCGCAGCCTGCTCAAGAGCACGGCCAGAAACTCCCCGTCACCCGCCCGCTGTCTGACCGAAGTGAACGATCTGCTGGCTGAGGACAACGATGGGTGTGTCTTCGTCACCCTCTTCTACGGGGTGCTGGACCTGCGCAGCGGCGTCTTGCGCTACTGTAACGGCGGCCATAATCCTCCCCGCCTGTTGCGGGCCGATGCGCAGGTTGAGATCGTGCCGCCGACGGGCAATTTGGTGCTGGGAGTGGTCGCCGGGCACGAATATCGCGACGCCGAAATCCAGCTCTGCCCTGGCGACACCCTCTTCCTGTATACGGACGGCATCACCGAGGCCGAGAACGCCGGTCAGGAGGAATTTGGAGAAGCGCTGCTCGACCGGACGCTTGCCAGCCTGGCCGGGGCGACTGTCGGCGATATCGTCAAGACGGTGGTCGACGCCGCGCAGGACTTTGCCGGGGACGCCCCACAGTCGGACGATATCACCTGTGTTGCGCTGCGCCTCAACGCCACGCTTTCTTAA
- a CDS encoding ABC transporter substrate-binding protein, with the protein MRFLFACVRVAVFVIPLLGLVPADSPAQTTGELVFGQSASLSGPASELGQGMRLGLLAAFEEINREGGVHGHRFVLESLDDAYEPEAAIANTRQLIDQRDVFALVGAVGTPTSMAAQPIATEAGVPYIAPFTGAEFLRDARQRSNVVNMRASYYQETEEILTRLTTDLGVQRIGILYQNDSYGRAGLTGVRRAVARYNLPLVVEADYPRNTEAVKVALLDLRRPRPEAIVIIGAYKPAAALIRWARRLDFNPYFITISFVGGAALARELGPDGAGVYVTQVVPFPTDASLPVVAQYQQALAAIDPDSEPGFVSLEGYLAGRLVVEGVRLAGLNPTREGFLNALLEAESIDLGGFLLRYGPADNQGSDRVYLTIIDQRGRVRPVRRMTRP; encoded by the coding sequence ATGCGTTTCCTGTTCGCCTGTGTCCGAGTTGCCGTGTTCGTCATTCCCCTGCTGGGGCTGGTGCCGGCGGACAGTCCGGCTCAGACGACCGGCGAGCTGGTCTTTGGCCAGTCGGCCTCGCTGAGCGGGCCGGCCAGCGAACTGGGGCAGGGCATGCGTCTGGGCCTGCTGGCGGCCTTCGAGGAAATCAATCGGGAGGGCGGGGTGCACGGCCACCGTTTCGTCCTCGAGTCTCTGGACGACGCGTATGAGCCCGAGGCGGCCATCGCCAACACTCGTCAGCTCATTGACCAGCGCGACGTCTTCGCCCTGGTCGGCGCCGTCGGCACCCCTACCTCCATGGCCGCCCAGCCTATCGCCACCGAGGCGGGGGTGCCCTATATCGCCCCTTTTACCGGGGCCGAGTTCCTGCGCGACGCACGGCAGCGCTCCAACGTGGTCAACATGCGCGCCTCGTACTACCAGGAAACCGAGGAGATCCTGACCCGTTTGACCACCGACCTGGGCGTGCAACGGATCGGCATTCTCTACCAGAACGATTCCTACGGCCGCGCCGGGCTGACGGGCGTCCGGCGCGCTGTCGCTCGCTACAATCTGCCCTTGGTCGTAGAAGCGGACTATCCGCGCAATACCGAGGCGGTCAAAGTCGCCCTGCTCGACCTGCGCCGCCCCCGGCCCGAGGCGATTGTCATCATCGGTGCCTATAAGCCCGCCGCCGCCCTGATCCGCTGGGCGCGACGCCTCGACTTCAACCCATATTTTATCACTATCTCCTTTGTCGGCGGTGCGGCCCTGGCGCGGGAGCTCGGTCCGGACGGCGCTGGAGTGTATGTGACGCAAGTCGTCCCCTTTCCCACCGATGCCAGCCTTCCCGTGGTCGCCCAATATCAGCAGGCCCTGGCCGCCATAGACCCTGACAGCGAGCCGGGTTTTGTGTCGCTGGAAGGTTATCTGGCCGGCCGCCTGGTCGTGGAAGGAGTACGGCTGGCTGGTCTGAATCCGACCCGCGAAGGCTTTCTGAACGCGTTGCTGGAGGCTGAGAGCATAGACCTGGGCGGCTTCCTGCTCCGCTACGGTCCGGCCGACAACCAGGGGTCCGACCGTGTGTATCTGACGATCATTGACCAGCGGGGCCGGGTTCGCCCCGTGCGAAGAATGACGCGGCCATGA